From Candidatus Binataceae bacterium, the proteins below share one genomic window:
- a CDS encoding APC family permease, translated as MAAAPERPKMVPTLGLTGVTVNAMALIAPGAFLWITFVLQAGYVFPSGLAMWAGIFVALMLAYATALSYSELAKLYPGAGSSYLFAEQAFLNTTHAYRFARIAKFIIGWASHLYYWVYPGVMVATMGVMVGYIIGNIAPSAINSAVPGPVFMALVAVVFSYIVAYIAFRGVNGSTMVNLAINVIQIVALLFFSALAIAYRISHPAGSAGLALDPSGHTIASTLSYGFGSDSPSHPNALSVILPHRLDWVMLQATVAILLLVGFESVTALGEEAKNPKKDIPRGVLLSLTIQGLICYLIEYFAANYFMSSAYGLAAAKASAAPIGDMMVIVGNALLGGHGQAFMLLEALTVFLALIGTSLSCINTGARVTYAMGRDEEVPEHFGILHGANLTPHRAIWTLATISAALGAYAALFFFAGGSAPDDKTIATLPHNIWYALGMNSNASLAALPNGLLLVTLLSNFGTFVLYGLTNIICIVAFREHHEFSGFRHMVVPVFGALANFSCLAFYIIGPLEGLGSAKEPLMAVALSVVWGVYGAIYFVRNSRRRGKETVLVAKPA; from the coding sequence ATGGCAGCCGCACCCGAAAGGCCCAAAATGGTGCCCACGCTGGGGCTAACCGGCGTGACCGTCAACGCGATGGCGTTGATCGCGCCAGGCGCATTCTTGTGGATCACCTTCGTTCTTCAGGCGGGGTATGTCTTCCCGTCGGGGCTGGCGATGTGGGCCGGGATCTTCGTCGCCCTCATGCTCGCCTACGCCACCGCGCTTTCGTACTCGGAGCTGGCCAAGCTGTATCCGGGCGCGGGTAGCTCCTACCTGTTCGCCGAGCAGGCCTTCCTCAACACCACCCATGCCTATCGCTTCGCGCGGATCGCCAAGTTCATCATCGGCTGGGCTTCGCATCTGTACTACTGGGTATATCCGGGGGTGATGGTGGCGACGATGGGCGTCATGGTCGGCTACATCATCGGCAACATCGCGCCCTCGGCCATCAACTCGGCGGTGCCGGGGCCGGTGTTCATGGCGCTGGTCGCGGTGGTTTTCTCCTACATCGTGGCCTACATCGCGTTTCGCGGGGTCAACGGTTCGACCATGGTCAACCTCGCGATCAACGTGATCCAGATAGTCGCGCTGCTGTTCTTCTCGGCACTCGCGATCGCCTACCGCATTTCGCATCCGGCGGGCTCGGCCGGCCTCGCGCTCGATCCCAGCGGGCATACGATCGCGTCAACCCTGAGCTACGGCTTCGGCAGCGACAGCCCGTCGCATCCCAACGCGCTCTCGGTCATCCTGCCGCACCGGCTGGACTGGGTGATGCTGCAGGCGACGGTCGCAATCCTGCTGCTGGTCGGCTTCGAGTCGGTCACTGCGCTGGGCGAGGAAGCCAAGAATCCCAAGAAGGACATCCCGCGCGGCGTGCTGCTCTCGCTGACCATCCAGGGGCTCATCTGCTACCTCATCGAGTACTTTGCCGCCAATTACTTTATGAGCAGTGCCTACGGCCTGGCGGCGGCCAAGGCTTCGGCGGCGCCGATCGGCGACATGATGGTGATCGTCGGCAACGCGTTGCTCGGCGGGCACGGGCAGGCCTTCATGCTGCTCGAAGCGCTGACCGTGTTCCTCGCGCTCATCGGCACCAGCCTGAGCTGCATCAACACCGGCGCGCGGGTGACCTACGCGATGGGGCGGGATGAGGAGGTGCCCGAGCACTTCGGCATCCTGCACGGCGCCAACCTCACTCCGCATCGCGCAATCTGGACGCTGGCGACGATCTCAGCGGCGCTGGGCGCGTATGCGGCGCTGTTCTTCTTCGCCGGCGGGTCGGCGCCCGACGACAAGACGATCGCGACGCTGCCGCATAACATTTGGTACGCGCTCGGGATGAACTCGAACGCGTCGCTCGCGGCGCTGCCTAACGGGCTGCTGCTGGTCACCCTGCTGTCGAACTTCGGCACTTTCGTCCTGTACGGGCTGACCAACATCATCTGCATCGTGGCCTTCCGCGAGCACCACGAATTCTCGGGCTTTCGCCACATGGTGGTGCCGGTCTTCGGGGCGCTCGCGAACTTCTCCTGTCTCGCCTTCTACATCATCGGGCCGCTCGAGGGCCTGGGCAGCGCGAAGGAGCCGCTGATGGCGGTGGCACTGTCGGTGGTGTGGGGGGTGTACGGGGCAATCTACTTCGTACGCAACTCGCGCCGGCGCGGCAAGGAGACCGTTCTGGTTGCCAAGCCTGCGTGA
- a CDS encoding outer membrane beta-barrel protein, producing the protein MEPYTSLVTRIARVLAATLLAFGVCGRLSAWAQSTATVTPPAAGAPATAAPAPAAAPTPIPPLTTPAVTGPLQFASPTPIDLSAMTGLSDVPVISDLGKFDINGVVSGIGIVQDHATASDRTDRADVSNAMIMIQKAEGPVQFYLQAGAYDLPALGAPFISAGTALNSLYGPLPVAYLKLAPSDNFSVMAGNLPTLIGAEYTFTFENMNIERGLLWNQENAINRGVQLNYSLGPVSTSLSWSNGFYSNSYTWLIGSLAYAINSANAVSVVGGGNLGFSKFSNFATSAVLNNSQIYNLIYTYNSSPWIVQPYVQWTYVPSNDKIGVAKSTSTIGGAILASYALTDNFFLAARAEYIGSTGSPTDGSVNLLYGPGSEAWSLTLTPTYQYKKFFVRGEVSFVQAMSYVAGSVFGGAGRNPAQVRGVLETGLLL; encoded by the coding sequence ATGGAACCATACACTTCGCTCGTGACCAGAATCGCCCGTGTGCTGGCGGCCACCCTGCTGGCGTTCGGCGTTTGCGGCCGCCTTAGCGCGTGGGCTCAGTCCACGGCCACGGTTACGCCACCTGCGGCTGGCGCTCCGGCAACCGCGGCGCCCGCTCCCGCCGCCGCGCCGACGCCGATTCCACCGCTCACCACGCCGGCGGTGACCGGACCGTTGCAGTTCGCAAGCCCGACGCCGATCGATTTGAGCGCGATGACCGGCCTGTCCGACGTCCCCGTGATCTCCGACCTCGGCAAGTTCGACATCAACGGGGTCGTGAGCGGCATCGGGATCGTGCAGGATCATGCGACCGCTTCCGACCGTACCGACCGCGCCGACGTAAGCAACGCGATGATCATGATTCAGAAAGCCGAGGGGCCGGTGCAGTTCTATTTGCAGGCGGGCGCTTATGATCTCCCGGCCCTTGGCGCGCCCTTCATCTCGGCGGGCACCGCGCTAAACAGCCTGTATGGACCGCTGCCCGTCGCCTACTTGAAGCTAGCGCCGAGCGACAACTTCTCGGTGATGGCCGGCAATCTGCCCACCCTGATCGGGGCCGAGTATACGTTCACCTTCGAGAACATGAACATCGAGCGTGGGCTTCTCTGGAATCAGGAGAACGCGATCAACCGCGGCGTGCAGCTCAACTATAGCCTGGGCCCGGTGAGCACTTCGCTGAGTTGGAGCAACGGCTTCTACTCCAACAGCTACACCTGGCTCATCGGATCGCTTGCATACGCGATCAACTCGGCCAACGCGGTCAGTGTTGTGGGCGGCGGCAACCTCGGCTTCTCGAAGTTTTCCAACTTCGCGACCTCGGCGGTGCTCAACAACAGCCAGATCTACAATCTCATCTATACCTACAACTCATCGCCCTGGATCGTGCAGCCGTACGTCCAGTGGACCTACGTGCCGAGCAACGACAAGATAGGGGTTGCCAAATCGACATCGACCATCGGCGGCGCGATCCTCGCCAGCTACGCGCTCACCGACAATTTCTTCCTGGCCGCGCGCGCCGAATATATCGGCAGCACCGGCAGTCCGACCGACGGCTCGGTCAACCTGCTCTACGGACCGGGCAGCGAGGCGTGGTCGCTCACGCTGACTCCGACCTACCAGTACAAGAAGTTCTTCGTGCGCGGTGAAGTCAGCTTCGTTCAGGCGATGAGCTACGTGGCGGGCAGCGTGTTCGGCGGCGCGGGCCGTAATCCGGCGCAGGTGCGTGGGGTGCTCGAAACCGGTTTGTTGTTGTAA
- a CDS encoding DUF2934 domain-containing protein, translated as MATVKRGSSTTATTRRRAAARKAEQAQPNGNPTRDPRTVAEPNVEAIRARAYELFLARGAVHGHDLADWFQAERELRTARAS; from the coding sequence ATGGCCACGGTGAAGAGGGGCAGCTCTACGACAGCGACGACGCGGCGGCGCGCCGCAGCCAGGAAGGCTGAGCAGGCGCAACCCAATGGCAACCCGACACGCGACCCGCGGACGGTGGCCGAGCCGAACGTCGAGGCGATCCGTGCCCGCGCCTACGAGCTTTTCCTCGCGCGCGGCGCCGTTCACGGCCACGATCTCGCCGACTGGTTCCAGGCCGAGCGCGAGCTGCGCACGGCGCGCGCGAGCTGA
- a CDS encoding protein phosphatase 2C domain-containing protein — translation MAEPIAAGAASSPSFDLAVLSDVGTDRPDNEDACGDHVEDDGSGAIFVVADGIGGYEGGEIASRMAVDITLEAYHESPRAWGPAKRLHRAVQRANIEIHNRALTVPELRRMGTTLTAAVVEGGRLSAAHVGDCRLYLVRGGRIVQITKDHTMVAERVRMGLMSAARARNHPERSVLSRCLGHELIVAVDRIAMPLVQGDHLLLCSDGLYNVLDERELARMVREGESAAAACQALIEAANAHGTADNLTAAVFRMNGATPYAEGGAGWRARLGRLFGRSA, via the coding sequence ATGGCTGAACCGATCGCCGCCGGCGCGGCCTCTTCGCCGAGCTTCGATCTCGCCGTCCTCTCCGACGTCGGCACCGACCGGCCCGACAACGAGGACGCCTGTGGCGATCACGTCGAGGACGACGGCAGCGGCGCGATCTTCGTCGTCGCCGACGGTATCGGCGGCTACGAGGGCGGCGAGATCGCCAGCCGCATGGCGGTGGACATCACGCTTGAGGCCTATCACGAAAGCCCGCGCGCATGGGGTCCGGCCAAGCGTCTGCACCGGGCCGTCCAGCGCGCCAACATCGAGATCCACAACCGGGCGCTGACCGTGCCCGAGCTGCGCCGGATGGGCACCACGCTGACGGCGGCGGTGGTCGAGGGCGGTAGGCTGAGCGCGGCGCACGTTGGCGATTGCCGTCTCTATCTCGTGCGCGGCGGACGGATCGTCCAGATCACCAAGGACCACACGATGGTGGCCGAGCGGGTGCGGATGGGCCTGATGAGCGCGGCGCGCGCGCGCAACCATCCCGAGCGTTCGGTGCTCAGCCGCTGCCTCGGCCACGAGCTGATCGTCGCGGTTGACCGGATCGCGATGCCGCTGGTGCAGGGCGATCACCTGCTGCTGTGCAGCGACGGCCTGTACAACGTGCTCGACGAGCGCGAATTGGCACGGATGGTGCGCGAGGGCGAAAGCGCGGCCGCCGCCTGCCAGGCGCTGATCGAGGCCGCCAACGCGCACGGCACCGCCGACAATCTGACCGCCGCCGTCTTCAGGATGAACGGCGCGACCCCCTATGCCGAGGGCGGCGCGGGCTGGCGCGCGCGGCTGGGGCGGCTCTTTGGCCGCAGCGCCTGA
- a CDS encoding serine/threonine-protein kinase has product MMREVNVGEQLDQYRLTELIARSGMASIFKATDTLSGQTVAIKVPYLQFESDVVFYGRFKREEEVGRRLDHPNIIKVLTPRHKSRMYIAMEYVDGVSLRAIMRDERPMTAERALGFARQICAALVYMHGRGVVHRDLKPENVLVTADGQVKLMDFGIALDESARRLTWSGLSTTIGTPDYMSPEQVSGRRGDARTDIYALGTMLYEMLTGHLPFDAPNVYAMMRAKTGEDPLPPSRFLPSIDPQLEEIILHAIERQPRNRYQSAAEMLEDLNAPQRVKPSGRAARLHPRSLRIRRIRGALWMALFFGSLVAVFILLIWLANRYPAATSQAVRSYRGEVR; this is encoded by the coding sequence ATGATGCGCGAGGTCAACGTCGGCGAGCAGCTCGACCAGTACCGCCTGACCGAGCTTATCGCGCGCAGCGGGATGGCCTCGATCTTCAAGGCCACCGACACGCTCAGCGGCCAGACCGTCGCGATCAAGGTCCCCTATCTCCAGTTCGAAAGCGACGTCGTCTTCTATGGTCGCTTCAAGCGCGAGGAGGAAGTCGGCCGTCGCCTCGACCATCCCAACATCATCAAGGTCCTCACCCCCAGGCATAAGAGCCGGATGTACATCGCGATGGAGTACGTCGACGGCGTCTCGTTGCGCGCGATTATGCGTGACGAGCGTCCGATGACGGCCGAGCGCGCGCTCGGTTTCGCGCGCCAGATCTGTGCCGCGCTGGTTTACATGCACGGCCGCGGCGTGGTCCATCGCGACCTCAAGCCCGAAAACGTGCTGGTCACGGCCGACGGCCAGGTCAAGCTGATGGACTTCGGCATCGCGCTCGACGAGTCGGCGCGCCGGCTCACCTGGTCGGGGCTCTCGACCACGATCGGCACTCCCGACTATATGTCGCCCGAGCAGGTCAGCGGCCGGCGCGGCGACGCCCGCACCGACATCTACGCGCTCGGCACGATGCTTTACGAGATGCTGACCGGCCATCTGCCCTTCGACGCGCCCAACGTGTACGCGATGATGCGGGCGAAGACCGGCGAGGATCCTCTGCCGCCCAGCCGCTTCCTGCCCAGCATCGATCCGCAACTCGAAGAGATCATCCTGCACGCCATCGAACGCCAGCCGCGCAACCGCTACCAGAGCGCCGCCGAGATGCTCGAGGACTTGAACGCGCCGCAGCGGGTCAAGCCGAGCGGCCGTGCCGCCCGGCTCCATCCGCGCAGCCTGCGCATCCGGCGCATCCGCGGCGCGCTGTGGATGGCGCTGTTCTTCGGCTCGCTGGTGGCGGTCTTCATCCTGCTCATCTGGCTCGCCAATCGATACCCGGCCGCCACCTCGCAGGCCGTCCGTTCGTACCGGGGGGAGGTGAGATGA
- the amt gene encoding ammonium transporter: protein MTARARWTLARTLPLAAALIVAAAARAGAQDAPAPGTRLDVHFAPVPGTSLNMAWVLVGGFLVMFMQVGFAMLETGFTRAKNAVNTMAMNLVIYPIGLIGFWLTGYALMMGGVAQWPSLGRGGIPSRELSLHIGGHSFGLIGAGKFALLSVSHDPASLAMFLFAVVFMDTAATIPTGAMAERWKFSAFFIYGLFMSMFLYPLYGNWVWGGGWLAQMGVNFGLGHGHVDFAGSSVVHMTGGVTALAGAMVLGPRIGKFRRDGAIGALPGHNLPMAIVGTLILAFGWFGFNTGSTLAASDPRIGLIAVNTMLSSGAGALAALLYLWRRFNKPDVAMACNGLLGGLVAITAPCAFVTPAAAVLIGAIAGLLVVGAVLALERRLRIDDPVGAIAVHGVCGMWGALALGLFADGSYGVGWNGVGGPVRGLLFGDTGQFAAQLIGVAINVVVIFSLALAFFVIVERTIGNRVPAEVEWSGLDALEMGSDAYPGV, encoded by the coding sequence ATGACCGCGCGCGCAAGATGGACGCTTGCCCGGACGCTGCCGCTCGCGGCCGCGCTAATCGTCGCGGCCGCGGCGCGCGCCGGCGCGCAGGACGCGCCGGCGCCGGGCACGCGCTTAGATGTTCACTTCGCGCCGGTGCCCGGCACGTCGCTCAACATGGCCTGGGTGCTCGTCGGCGGCTTCCTGGTGATGTTCATGCAGGTCGGCTTCGCGATGCTGGAGACCGGCTTCACGCGGGCCAAGAACGCGGTCAACACGATGGCGATGAATCTCGTTATCTACCCGATCGGACTTATCGGTTTCTGGCTGACCGGCTATGCCCTGATGATGGGCGGGGTGGCGCAATGGCCGTCGCTGGGGCGCGGCGGAATCCCCAGCCGCGAACTGAGCCTCCACATCGGCGGCCACAGCTTCGGCCTCATCGGTGCGGGCAAGTTCGCGCTGCTCAGCGTCAGCCACGATCCGGCGAGCCTTGCGATGTTCCTGTTCGCGGTGGTCTTCATGGACACTGCGGCGACCATTCCGACCGGCGCGATGGCCGAGCGCTGGAAGTTCTCCGCCTTCTTCATTTACGGACTGTTCATGTCGATGTTTCTCTACCCGCTGTACGGCAACTGGGTGTGGGGCGGCGGATGGCTGGCGCAGATGGGGGTCAACTTCGGGCTGGGCCACGGCCACGTCGATTTCGCCGGCTCCTCGGTCGTCCACATGACCGGCGGCGTGACGGCGCTGGCGGGCGCGATGGTGCTGGGGCCGCGGATCGGCAAGTTTCGCCGCGACGGCGCGATCGGCGCCCTGCCCGGGCATAACCTGCCGATGGCGATAGTCGGAACGCTGATCCTGGCCTTCGGATGGTTCGGCTTTAACACGGGCTCGACTTTGGCCGCCTCCGACCCGCGGATCGGGTTGATCGCGGTCAACACGATGCTGTCCTCGGGGGCAGGCGCGCTGGCCGCGCTGCTTTACCTGTGGCGGCGCTTCAACAAACCGGACGTCGCGATGGCGTGCAACGGGCTATTGGGCGGGCTGGTCGCGATAACCGCGCCCTGCGCGTTCGTCACCCCGGCGGCGGCGGTGCTGATCGGCGCAATCGCCGGGTTGCTGGTGGTCGGGGCGGTGCTCGCGCTCGAGCGGCGCTTGCGCATCGACGACCCGGTCGGCGCGATCGCAGTGCACGGCGTATGCGGAATGTGGGGCGCGCTCGCGCTTGGCCTGTTTGCCGACGGCAGCTACGGCGTGGGATGGAACGGGGTCGGCGGTCCGGTGCGCGGGCTGCTGTTCGGCGACACGGGACAGTTCGCCGCCCAGCTGATCGGCGTTGCGATCAATGTGGTGGTGATCTTCAGCCTCGCGCTCGCCTTTTTCGTGATCGTCGAGCGCACGATTGGCAACCGGGTGCCGGCCGAGGTCGAGTGGAGCGGCCTCGACGCGCTCGAGATGGGCTCCGACGCTTATCCCGGCGTGTAG
- a CDS encoding MaoC family dehydratase N-terminal domain-containing protein: protein MPETQQQRFSLITDKGLAELRKLIGVPIEDSLEPWCYEATRDNIRHWAHGIGDDNPLWCDPAYAARTPYGRLVAPPSFIFALNRSFSGYVAGLPGVHAMFAGIDVTWHRPMALGDAFTTKAWLKDLVEHQTRFAGRAIQQIYRCEFYNQRGELVAEGDSWCFRTERDTARERGTKYEAVKQKPPVRYSREDIAKIFALYEAEEVCGAAPRYIEDVKVGDKLQTMAKGPMTVTGFIAFAQGWGGLYIRANKLAWQQLRKHPGVGIPNRFGIPDVPERVHWEDDLATLVGTPAAYDYGPERCSWMTHHLTNWMGDAGFLRHIAVEIRRHNPVGDTLYINGEVTRVFEEDGAHYAEVAQTAVQQDGELSVRATGVVRLPSRSKSRTE from the coding sequence ATGCCGGAGACACAACAGCAGCGTTTTTCATTGATCACCGACAAGGGTCTCGCCGAGTTGCGCAAGCTTATCGGCGTCCCGATTGAGGACTCGCTCGAACCGTGGTGCTACGAGGCGACGCGCGACAATATCCGCCATTGGGCGCACGGGATCGGCGACGACAACCCGCTGTGGTGTGACCCCGCCTACGCCGCGCGCACGCCCTACGGGCGCCTGGTAGCACCGCCGTCATTCATCTTCGCGCTCAACCGCTCGTTCAGCGGCTACGTCGCCGGACTGCCGGGGGTCCATGCGATGTTCGCCGGCATCGACGTCACCTGGCATCGCCCGATGGCGCTCGGCGACGCGTTCACCACCAAGGCATGGCTCAAGGACCTCGTTGAGCATCAGACCCGCTTCGCCGGCCGCGCAATCCAGCAGATCTATCGCTGCGAGTTCTACAACCAGCGCGGCGAGCTGGTCGCCGAGGGTGATAGCTGGTGCTTCCGCACCGAGCGCGACACCGCGCGCGAGCGCGGCACCAAGTACGAGGCGGTCAAGCAGAAGCCGCCGGTGCGCTACTCGCGCGAGGACATCGCGAAGATTTTCGCGCTGTACGAGGCCGAGGAAGTGTGCGGCGCCGCTCCGCGCTACATCGAGGACGTAAAGGTCGGCGACAAGCTGCAAACGATGGCCAAGGGGCCGATGACCGTCACCGGCTTCATCGCGTTTGCCCAAGGATGGGGCGGGCTGTATATCCGCGCCAACAAGCTCGCCTGGCAACAGCTGCGCAAGCATCCGGGCGTCGGCATTCCCAACCGCTTCGGTATCCCCGACGTCCCCGAGCGCGTGCACTGGGAGGACGACCTCGCCACGCTGGTCGGCACCCCCGCCGCCTACGACTACGGCCCCGAGCGCTGCTCATGGATGACGCACCATCTGACGAACTGGATGGGCGACGCGGGGTTCCTGCGCCACATCGCGGTTGAGATTCGCCGCCATAATCCGGTCGGCGACACGCTCTACATCAACGGCGAAGTGACGCGCGTGTTCGAGGAGGATGGCGCGCATTACGCCGAAGTCGCGCAGACCGCGGTCCAGCAGGACGGCGAGCTGTCAGTGCGCGCCACAGGCGTTGTCCGCCTGCCGTCGCGCTCGAAGTCGCGAACAGAATAA
- a CDS encoding ABC transporter ATP-binding protein: protein MPAESDLPQAHFAGQPAPRTPALRASGLIGGYDGRAVLHGVSLEVAAGEMLAIVGPNGAGKSTLLRMLGGLLEPWQGAIEMLGAPLKSWEGRAKARRLAFVGQDSAVAFSFTVLEVVLMGRAPHLGVMHFESRRDLAIARDALARFGVLELAARSIQELSGGERRRVLLARALAQEPQIALLDEPTAHLDLRHVAETFERLGELRATRGLAVIATLHDLNAAACYADRVLLLKDGTAVGLGTPQEVLTEEKLRAVYETEVYVGRNPATGALAVLAGGPRR from the coding sequence CACTGCGTGCGAGCGGCCTAATCGGCGGCTACGACGGGCGGGCGGTGCTGCATGGTGTCTCGTTGGAAGTCGCGGCGGGCGAGATGCTGGCGATCGTCGGGCCCAACGGCGCCGGCAAATCGACCTTGCTGCGGATGCTCGGCGGGCTGCTCGAGCCATGGCAGGGCGCGATCGAGATGCTCGGGGCCCCGCTCAAGTCGTGGGAGGGACGCGCGAAGGCGCGTCGGCTGGCCTTCGTCGGCCAAGACAGCGCGGTGGCTTTTTCGTTCACGGTGCTCGAGGTGGTCCTGATGGGCCGCGCGCCGCATCTGGGCGTGATGCACTTCGAGAGCCGGCGCGACCTTGCGATCGCGCGTGACGCGCTGGCCCGTTTCGGCGTGCTTGAGCTGGCCGCGCGCTCGATCCAGGAGCTTTCAGGCGGTGAGCGGCGGCGCGTCCTGCTCGCCCGCGCGCTTGCCCAGGAACCGCAGATCGCCTTGCTCGACGAGCCCACGGCCCATCTTGATCTGCGCCATGTCGCGGAAACTTTCGAGCGGCTGGGCGAGTTGCGAGCGACGCGCGGGCTGGCCGTGATCGCCACGCTGCACGACCTCAACGCCGCTGCGTGTTACGCCGACCGCGTGCTGCTGCTCAAGGACGGAACGGCAGTCGGCCTAGGCACGCCGCAGGAGGTGCTGACCGAGGAGAAGCTGCGCGCAGTGTACGAGACCGAGGTCTATGTCGGCCGCAATCCCGCCACCGGCGCGCTGGCGGTGCTGGCCGGCGGGCCGCGCCGGTGA